The Streptomyces nitrosporeus genome includes a window with the following:
- a CDS encoding class I SAM-dependent methyltransferase produces MTGNDRPAAATAFDAIGAAYEDAFAGSAAHHASLARLLERLAPRSRVLDVGSGTGRPTAAVLAGAGHEVLGIDVSPVMVDLASRRVPGASFRCADIREVPLEEEGFDAVCVYFSLLQMSRAQQAGLVDRLARALRPGGVLVLATVTLDVEDVPAVFMGQEVRVTGFGPEAFAALAASAGLTVEWERRTVFTPDRPGAVPEPQMFLHCVRG; encoded by the coding sequence ATGACCGGGAACGACCGCCCCGCCGCGGCCACCGCGTTCGACGCGATCGGCGCCGCGTACGAAGACGCCTTCGCCGGCTCGGCCGCGCACCACGCCTCGCTGGCCCGGCTGCTGGAGCGGCTCGCCCCGCGCAGCCGGGTCCTGGACGTGGGCAGCGGTACGGGGCGTCCGACGGCCGCGGTGCTGGCCGGCGCGGGGCACGAGGTGCTCGGGATCGACGTGTCGCCGGTCATGGTGGACCTGGCGTCCCGCAGGGTCCCCGGCGCGTCGTTCCGCTGCGCGGACATCCGCGAGGTCCCGCTGGAGGAGGAGGGCTTCGACGCGGTCTGCGTCTACTTCTCCCTGCTGCAGATGTCCCGTGCGCAACAGGCCGGGCTGGTGGACCGGCTCGCCCGCGCGCTGCGTCCCGGCGGTGTGCTGGTGCTGGCGACGGTGACCCTGGATGTGGAGGACGTGCCCGCCGTGTTCATGGGCCAGGAGGTGCGGGTGACCGGTTTCGGTCCCGAGGCCTTCGCCGCGCTGGCCGCCTCGGCCGGGCTCACCGTCGAGTGGGAGCGGCGCACGGTCTTCACGCCCGACCGGCCCGGCGCGGTGCCCGAGCCGCAGATGTTCCTGCACTGCGTGCGCGGCTGA
- a CDS encoding SAM-dependent methyltransferase, with protein MTTGTSRPPIDTGRPHPARVYDFLLGGKDNYPVDQAVAEHLPAEARAGAFQQRAFMHRATAWLAGEGVDQFLDIGTGIPTAPNLHQIAQGIVPSARVVYCDNDPIVLRHAEALLISSPEGATDYVHADVREPGTIIEAAHEVLDFGRPVALSLLGLLHFLPDAEDPYGIVRTLTATLAPGSYVALSQGASDVNPEGGEQGTEEYGKGGIQLALRTRAEFGRFFEGLGLVEPGLVTAPEWFRSAPAPKPEFSGMYVGVARVR; from the coding sequence ATGACCACCGGAACGTCCCGGCCCCCGATCGACACCGGCAGACCCCATCCGGCCCGTGTCTACGACTTCCTGCTGGGCGGCAAGGACAACTACCCGGTGGACCAGGCGGTGGCCGAGCACCTGCCGGCCGAGGCGAGGGCCGGCGCGTTCCAGCAGCGGGCCTTCATGCACCGTGCGACGGCGTGGCTGGCGGGCGAGGGCGTGGACCAGTTCCTCGACATCGGTACGGGCATACCCACGGCCCCGAACCTCCACCAGATCGCCCAGGGCATCGTCCCGTCGGCCCGGGTGGTCTACTGCGACAACGACCCCATCGTCCTGCGCCACGCGGAGGCCCTCCTGATCAGCAGCCCGGAGGGCGCCACGGACTACGTCCACGCCGATGTGCGTGAGCCCGGCACGATCATCGAGGCGGCGCACGAGGTCCTCGACTTCGGCCGGCCGGTCGCCCTGTCCCTGCTGGGCCTGCTGCATTTCCTGCCCGACGCCGAGGACCCGTACGGCATCGTGCGCACCCTGACGGCCACCCTGGCGCCGGGCAGTTACGTGGCGCTGTCGCAGGGCGCGTCGGACGTGAATCCCGAGGGCGGCGAGCAGGGCACCGAGGAGTACGGCAAGGGCGGCATCCAGCTGGCGCTGCGGACGCGCGCCGAGTTCGGGCGCTTCTTCGAGGGCCTCGGCCTGGTGGAGCCGGGCCTGGTGACCGCCCCGGAGTGGTTCCGCTCCGCACCGGCCCCAAAGCCGGAGTTCAGCGGGATGTACGTCGGCGTCGCGCGCGTCCGGTAG
- a CDS encoding DUF6221 family protein — protein sequence MADNADLLAFVRARLAEEEHIAQEAGADSWRCPAGVPGEVHDRAGGIAFVVRSRGYDRHIAFQDPARTLRRIETNRVLLDEYEEIASLDTDRPRQDFSSGRAVGLGFVVRQMAAEHAGHPDYRVKWLPRFSHWGPPPGRPEE from the coding sequence ATGGCAGACAACGCGGACCTGCTCGCCTTCGTGCGCGCACGCCTCGCCGAGGAGGAGCACATCGCCCAGGAGGCCGGAGCGGACAGCTGGAGATGCCCCGCCGGAGTACCCGGCGAGGTCCACGACCGCGCGGGCGGCATCGCCTTCGTCGTACGGTCGCGCGGCTACGACCGCCACATCGCCTTCCAGGACCCCGCACGCACCCTGCGCCGCATCGAGACGAACCGGGTCCTGCTCGACGAGTACGAGGAGATCGCCTCCCTGGACACGGACCGGCCCCGGCAGGACTTCTCCTCGGGCCGTGCGGTCGGCCTGGGTTTCGTCGTCCGGCAGATGGCGGCGGAGCACGCGGGCCACCCCGACTACCGGGTCAAGTGGCTGCCCCGCTTCTCCCACTGGGGCCCGCCGCCCGGCCGGCCCGAGGAGTGA